From the Colletotrichum lupini chromosome 1, complete sequence genome, the window ACGAACAACAACAATCACTGTCAGCCTTCGAACTAAATTTCTGCCATCTCCATCCACCTCCACCAAAGCTTCCCTCGACAACCCCTCCAACTTCAACCCAACACCGAAACAGTCTTGTTCGATAACAGTCCTTTTTCCAAACCTTGTACTCGACACGCGCATCCCCACTTTGATCGAATCATCGGATCCCAAACTCGACTTTCGAATTTATCAAACCTTTTTTTCGCGCCCTCGCATCAACATCAACAATGGCCGGCGGCAAGGGAAAGTCTGGCGGAAAGACGTCCGGAGGCAAGGCTACGGCCGAAGTCCCCAAGAAGCAGCAGAGCCACTCCGCTCGCGCTGGTCTCCAGGTAAGTTGCGCTATCCTGATGATGCGCCGGTTTTGCACGTCGATTTTTGGGCCCCGATATCGAGCATCGACCGACGACCACCCGATTCCGACGCGTTCGACCGCAACACAAGTCAGAACCGCCCTCCAACCATCATCTCGCGTCGCGCGGCATCTTCCACCTGCAACGGTGAATCTGCGCGATCACTTTTCCGCCGTTGAGGCTGAACTGGATGATGGACGGGATGCGGTCGCGTGCACGATCTCGTTGGGCTTGAAAACGATGGCGCAACTCCCGGAACGCTCGCAGCAATGAAAATTTCTCAAGCTAGCGGTAGCAGCTTGCTAACACGGACTTTCTAGTTCCCCTGCGGTCGTGTCAAGCGTTTCCTCAAGGCCAACACCCAGAACAAGATGCGCGTCGGTGCCAAGGCTGCCGTCTATGTCACCGCCGTTCTCGAGTACCTTACTGCTGAAGTACTCGAGCTTGCAGGCGTAAGTTCCCATCCCTCCCGGCGCACTCCGTTGACTCATCGGGGTCTCTCCCTAAATCATTTACTGACGCGCGCCTTGTAGAACGCTGCCAAGGACCTCAAGGTCAAGCGTATCACTCCCCGCCATCTCCAGCTTGCCATTCGTGGTGACGAGGAACTTGACACCCTGATTCGTGCCACCATCGCCTTTGGTGGTGTTCTGCCACACATCAACCGCGCGCTCCTCCTCAAGGTcgagcagaagaagaaggccaaggcgCTCGAGGCATAAATCCCGCGTCTTGCACAACAACGATAATAACGTTGATATTCCCGGTTGGCTTTTTTCTCAGGACGGTTATTTGGGAGTGGTTCGGTCTCAAGGGATGCTTTTTTCTGCTTTCCTTACAATACTGGTCAGAAACGACGATGATGCAGGTGTGCCAGAGGTTGAATAATCTTTTCACAGCATCTGGAAACAAAGAAAGGAAGAGGCATGCAACGGTTCAGAGTTGCACGCGATTCTGTCCTCGACGTTCACGGGTACGGTGCTGAAAAAAAATATGGCGCATGAGCCATAAGCACCTTGATCTTCATGATTGCAGGGTACTCACTCTGGGTGCCTGCACTCTCAGAAACCCACGCAGATTCGCCTCGAGTCTGGCACTCACTCACAATGTACAACATTTCGAGGTTCCTGTTTCGGTTCCCAAGAAGGCACGCGCGGATAAGGCACTAGCTGATGGGCTTAGGTAGATGAATAAAACTGTAATGGGGGTACACATTTGATTTCCGTATACTGGTGCAGTGCCCTTGTCCTAAGTGATCACAGATTAATGCAGGAAATCTATCTCAATGGTGTTCATGAATCGGGGTATCTATGGTGCGGCCtgattacttagttaatggGATGCTGAAGCGAACGCGTCGTCCAGATGCCGGCTTGACTCGTGTCCCTCGTGCTGGGCACGTTCCCACCTCCCACTGCTCGACGTACTCCCACTTAGAAGGCCACAGCATGAGCCAAGGCGGCGAAGCCATCACCGAATCCTCCAACACGGCCCTCGCCATCATCATCGCCGAACGCTCCGCCTTCGCCCTGGTTACCGCCCTCGCCGCCCTGAGCCCACCGCGATTCCTCTGCTTCAGTTGTTGCGCCACGAGGTACCCATACTCCGCGTCTTCGGGACGCAGGCTGAGTAAGGCTTTACCTCTCATGTATAGGCGCGAGATGAAGAGCGGGCCGGTTTCGGGGGCGGGTTTGTTGGAGAAGAAGCGGCCGCAGTGGATGCAGCGGTTTGTGCAGGAGATGAGATGTCGTAGACCGCAGTGGGTGCGCCAGCGCCATCTTGGGAGGGGGTTGGGGCGGAAGGGAACCGGTGGTGTTGGTGGTGTTGTTGTTGGTGTTGGCGTTGATGGTTCCGGTGGGGACGAGGGTGACGAGGTTGACGAGGGCCCGGACAATGTGGATGACGATGATGGAGATGGAGACGTTGTGGCGATTTGCACAGCGATCTCGTCTGGCTCGGCtggcggtggtggtagtGGTGAATCCGGGGGAGTTATCAATGATGGTCCACGATGGCTGGATTCGTTCGCTTGGAGATGGTCGGCCATTCTACGGCCCTTGCCCCTTCACCTCGGGAATGTCTGGCGATGGTTCGACCTCGTTGCTTGTCCAAATTCGGCGATGTGCAAACCATATAGCAAAATTGATCTAGATTTGGTAGAATGTGAGTGAGTGTATGTGTAGCTTGGTAGGTGGTATCTGGGGCTCTTACGAGTACGAGCGGGAGAATGAGCCATATCGTGAACGATATCTCGTTGGTATGGTAGGAACACAACGGATCTAAACAGCTAACCGTCCCCCGTTTTCATAATCATTTTGACCCTTTTTAAGAACGAGTCTTCAGAATCCGGCTGGTCCTTCCTGCCCGTATCATTTACCCACCATTTGGTCAGGCACACCATAACCCCCGTTTCACAAGACAAAGAATTATGTTTACCGCCCGCTCACCCACCGCCCGAGGTGTCATGAGATGCCGTGAAACAGAACATGAACTGTAGCTTGCTTTGTAAGAAGAGGACTTTGACCTAGAACCCCCCCAACTCATACGGTTTGTAACGAATTCTACCTTCCCTCAGGAACGAGCGGTAGAACTGAACAACCAGACCACAAAAAAAGGCGTTCGAGTCCTGTTCGTAACGTTGAACGCCAGTAGTCAGGTAGCAACGCGTCTTGTGTCGTCCTCACAGTAAGCGCCATGGCATGAGACTCGGTATCAATTCAAACGCAGGATATTTGACAAGGCGCAAAATAGCATAGCTGCCTAGTGTGTGCGGCTCTCTCTCGGTACATCATCATCCTCTCTTCATCGAAATTATCTTTGTGCCCCATGACACATTACACGCAAATAGTTTGGCCAGTCCTTGCATCTGCCATCTCATCTCTCTCTCGTGTGTTGTTCTCTGCTGGAAAAAAATATCGACATTAGATCGTTCACTGATCTCTCGTCCTGTCATCCTGCCTCAGATGCTCGCAAATGCATGTAAATCCAACAAAAATAAGacgaataaaaaaaaacacgGAAAACTCTAGCAGGTCCAAGACCAGGAAATACGACCATTTGGCCCCCAATGCAGCCTCAACGCCAATGTCCCCGTCAAAGTCGTCCCGAAAGATCACCCATGATGGAACAGGAGTGTTCATTCTGTGGGCGACTCTCTGCAAGTTGACACAGAGAGCACTTTGCAGGATTGAGGGCCGGGGGGACATGAATACTGAACAACacgaaaataaaaaaaaccaTCAGGAAATGCAGGCGCATAAAGACGCCCAGGATCAAAtcaaacttttttttttcgtcgGTGAGCCCAATAAAGAGCTGGCATTGTTTTCTGAAGCCGACAAACTACCAATCTTGGCCGTCAAAAGAGAGTCCGAGGGCAACATCAGTCTTGGGTCGTGTCTTGATCAAAACTTGCCGAACCGTGGTAATTAGGTGGGTATAGTCATGGTCGCCGAAGGGCATGGTCTCGTCATCCAAAAAGAAGCGGCTTTTGTCGAGCATGCTGGTACAGCTATCTAGACATAAAAAGGTCGTAACAGCGTATTCATCGTCAAGGGTGGTTCATATGCTCCCGCGCGCCATGAAAGGAGGTATGGCGGGGAAACAGGAGGGTATAGGTGACCGCCCATGGGCCTTTTTTTGCCATGTCGAAATGGTTGCCCATATCAGGTATTTTCTTGTATCCAAGTTTCTTTTCCGTTCATCCTTCTCCGGTCGTTGAAACAGCCATGAGCCAAGGTTTCCTTGCCGGGCGGGTGCCGTGAATCCAAAATGGGATGCCGCCGCGACGCTGGGAAATCTTCTATCCACCAATTCCGAGACGGCCGAGCGAAAGATCATGACGCTGCCAAAGGCTCGTGTCCAACAAATCATCATTATAAGCAATATGGGTGTGGTTGTGGGGGAGAGTGTCCATCATGAAAAGCAATGGTAGGTATAACACAGGGGGGGGTTGTCGATTACCGAGCTGCGGTGAGCTGCGGTGAACTCGTCGAATGTCGTTTGTAGTCTCTATGCGTCGCGAGTCATGAATCGTTTCCTCATTGTAATGGTTGTCGTGGCAGTCTCGGCGAGGTAAATTATGGTTCTTGTCTAGTGGAATCGAGATGCGCCGGCGCTTCCAGCACGGGGTGCGTTGTCGGAAGAGTCTGCCATGGGGTTAGTTTATTGGACTCACTATCCCAGTCTGAGCAGACGAAAGAGAAAACTTACCGCTTCCACGTTGCATGTGGCCGTTGGAGCGGTGGCGACCGCTGAAGCCGGCAGAAGTCTCCCACTCGGGGCCTCTGGGCTGCCTCTCGGGTGCATTGCGGTTGCCGCTGTTGGCACCAGGGCGCTGGCTTCCAATGGCACCAGGGGTGCTCCGGGCCTGAGAATGGGCGGCTGACTCGTAGGAGCCAAGGTTGAGTCCACCAAGCGAGCTGAGAAGGCTGCTGTCGGTACCAGGAGTGCCGACCGTCCCGGAAGTAGGCGTCAGGTTGGGAGTGGCAAGCGCGGCGGACTGGTTGACACCTCCATTGTAATCGCCGAAGCGGGCCCCCGAGTTGCCAGACTGGGGAATGTTCCCGATGCCGTTCATGGCCGTCAAGTAGCTCGAAGAGGACGCAGACGGGCTAGGGCTGAAGGATCGCAGATCGGCGAAGCTCTTGGCGGCGCGTAGGTTGGCAAGGCCATTTCCATCAGGGCTTCCAGGAAGCTCAAGGGTCGGACCTTGGCGGCCCATGGCATGGGAGTAGTTGGTGCTAGCGCTCCGGGCCTCTCTATCAGCGGCGAAGTCGAAGGTGGCTGCCCTGCTGAGGCCCTTCTTGTGGTAGTCCAAGCCGACAGCGGGAGAGTGGATCTGGGCTGTGGGTGAAGGAAGCTGGCGCTTGACAACGTGAATCTGGCGCGACTCGGCCTCTCCCACAGAGTTATGCTCGAGGCCCATGTGATGGGCGAGGATGTGGATGCGACGGCGCTGCTCGGGGGCGACGGAGTTGGGGAAGATGAGGATTTCACGGTTGGTATCACGCTTGAAAAGAGTAAGCTCGGTGTAGAACTCCAGAGTCTCGGGATCGTTGAGATCAATATCTCCATCTACACACGGTCAGTTAGCAGGTGTTCAAGTCCATCTCGTGGCTTCGTCGCAACGTACCGAGGGGAGCGCGGGGAGGGTTGCTGGAGACGCTGTTCAGGGTCTGGAGGGACGGCTGTTGGTGTAGCATCGGGGCGCGGTGCTGTTCTTCGAGTTGACCACGTCGTTCCCTCTTCTCGCGCTCGATACGCTCTCTCTCGGCCTCTGGCAGCATCTTCTTGTACTCGACCCTCAACTTTCGGCCGTGGACCTCCATTCCGTTCATGGCATCAATGACAATCTTGGTGTCTTCGGGGGACTGGAAGTTGGCAAAAGCTAAGCCACGGAAAACGCCATTGTCGAAGTGGTAGTTGAAGGCGTATGGCTGGGGGAGGTGCATTTCCAACATGACGGCGGCAAGCGTCTCCTTTCGCACGGCAAAGGGAATGTTCTTGATGACAATGGCGGTAGGGATCAGCTGCTCTTCCGTCTGCGAGCTGGGACGCATATCACCCTGTCCGTCATAGCGGAGGCCGTTGGACATTCCACCGTTGAGGCCGGAGCCATATGAGCCGTGCATGCCGAGTCCTTGATCGGTCCAGTTCTAAGGGGCGGTCAGATCACGACTACGTTATAGAGAGCGAAAGGATGAGGGTTAGGGGggggaaaagaagaagaaaaaaactcACAGTGGGGAGAGCGGCTCGGCGATTGACGCTCCTCTGTCTATTGGCGCCGTTCATGGCACCGTTGACGGTCGCAACACCACCAGCATTGTAGTTCCAGGCCTGGCTGTTGTCCAGCATATATCCACCGGGCATTCCATTCGCAGACATTTGATCCATGGCTCTAGGATTGTAGCCAAGACGGTCGGAAGGAAATAGGGCAGAGGAGCCCAAGCCGTTATCGAAAGGTCGCTGGGCCTGACGAGGGAGGGACAGACCAGATTGGAAGCCGCCCGCATACTGCCTCGAGGAGCTCGGGGAGCGATTCGGGGGGGCTGAGTAGTCGAGATACATGTCGTGTTGTTGCTGGCTCATTGTCTTTTTTTCGTGATATTTTTTTTTCGAGGTGTAGACCCGTTGACGGCAGGTACTGGATTTGATGACCAGTAGCCCGTGTGATGTGCCGACGGGGAGCGggagggaggaggaggaggaggaggaaaagGCGGGAGGCGGTAATGCGGATGTGTGAGGGAGATGCAGGTTGGGTTGGCAAGGGGGGCAGTTGGTAGATGCAGCAAAAAAAGCCCTCGACAAAACCGACCGACTGACGTGTGTGGACAACGCGAGCGAGGACAGGGACCTGGCGACCTCAGGAAATGGCGGGCGATGCGGAGCAAGCAAACCGTCAGTGTGCCTTTCGCCAAAGCCAAAGTGACAGCAACCTAAGACGCAAAAGCGGCGTCGGGGACGGAGGCGACGGCAGCAACCTTGATTGCGATGTAGCGTACGAAGCGATGCAGtcagtgtgtgtgtgtgtgtgcaaGGTTGCAGTTCACCAAACACGCAGCATGCAACAGAAAAGTCGCAAGGAATTTCTCTCGTGTGTGGATGTGACGGCCGTTCGCTCGTTCGGATCGGTCGTCGTTAATAGTCGTGCAGAGACCCCCTCCGAAAATGGGTCTTTGGAAAAAACAGGTTGGGAGGAGGGAAATGCGAGCAgccgagagagagagaagaggaagaaaaaaaaaaagtcgcaCGCTGTGACCAGTACAGAAAAAATGCCGTGGCGGATGTTATGTAGGGGCGTGGGCGTGGGGGAGGAGGGCGAGTGGTCCCAGTCAATGGTAACTTGGTAAAGTACCTCTCTCCGTTCGAAGTACCTAATGGAAGGTATGGCAAAGGTATGTGGCGGGCTCCTTGCGGGATGGGCGCAAGCGGGCTGGTGCTTTTGCTTTTTTGGCTTTTCTTTGGCCGggatcttcttcttcttcttcgtcttcttcgtcttctgCCTCTCAACTTCTCTATTGTTTTGCTTGGCTTGGCCCTTGGGGCTCGTTTGCTCGTTTCTCCGCCGAAGACGCCAAGGTCACCCAGTTAGGTACCGGATACACACACAGTTCCAGTTGCAGTCGCAGTCGCAGACGCAGACGCGGGTTGCAGACGCTTGACACGCGATCGCTTGGGGATTggtgtatgtgtgtgtgtgtgttgcGCCTTGATTCAAGGTGAAGTACTTTTGGACAAGGTAGGGCAAGGCGCAAAGGGGGTGGTGGGTGTGTTTGTATTCCTTGCTTGATGGTGCGCGTACCTCGATTAAGTGCTAAGGTATGCGGGAGAAGGGAGGTAAATAAGCCcaagtaataagttagggacGGATAGGAGAGGATAAGATAAAGAGGAGGGATAGCGGATGGCGAGGTGACCGACGCTaggtactactttttttcGCCTGGTGTTGAGGCTCAAAATAAGGTCAAAGGTCGAAAGAGGAGGACGACGATGAACTGTGAGGGAGGGGGTGAAGGGGAGGTTAAGAGGTTGCGAGGAGATTCGAGCGACGAGGGAAAATTTGATGCTGCTGCAGCATGAaaggaaaaaaagaagaagaagctgaAGTGAGGAGGCTAAAAAGGGGAGcttctctctcttttttttttttctggtCCCCTCTCCCCTTCCTTTGGATTTGcagtttctctctctctcccgtcACAGTTCACTTTCAACCCCCGTTATTGTCGACGATGGGCCCCCAGTGACCGCAGCTGATGAAATGGGCCCCCACCGAACGGACGGGGACTAGCCAGCGGGGATCCAGAGCAGACTTGATGAAAGTTGAGCTCAGGACTCAGACCCCAGGGCTGTGGGAAAAGAAGAAGGGGTGTGGCAACGACCCGAACGGCAGAAGGCAAAAGGAAGACAGGCTTCAGCCCTTGACAAGGGGTCGGGGAGGGACCAGTGGACCACAACGGCAAGGAGAATGACTGACAGGGCAGAAAGAGACAGACGGTGGAGGGAACAATTGGAAAATAAGAGGAACCCATTCTGCGGTCTGTACCACACTATCCCGTACTTTACGGATACCTTTCTTTACCAGTGGAAGAGTCTAGGTTTCCAGGACCAGGAGTCAGGGACCCAGCACCCAAGACCGACAGGGCAGGCCTACGCAGTACACAGTAGGCTCAAGACAAGGATCGGGGCGACGACCCAGGGCGAccgacgatgatgaggagAGTCGTGTCTATTCTATTGCTTGTGTTTGTGATTGTGTTTGTGCTTGAGCCTTAAGCCTTCTTCCTCTCTCCAAGGTAGAGAAAGCCATGTCAACAAAGAAAATGCACTCGTTGCGAAGCTGCATCAATAACTTCAGGGCAACATAACTTCTCTCTAGGACAGGCAAGTTTGCTCGAGGTACCTGACGTTGCTGAACATGAACAGACCTCAGATCTGACACTGACAGCGCCGCTAAAAGCCCGTCCATCTGGCAGCAGGGACTGACATTCCCGAGGTCAGTGTGtcttttcttcttcgccTTAGTGCCAGCCACTAGAACCTGTCGCTGTAAAGTATCGCGTGGTACGTGAACAAGGTACCTACGGATAGATAGACAgactgagagagagagagagggcggACGAAAGCCTTCACCGTTTCGCTGGACTGGATGCCCCGGTCCCCCTTTGGTTCGGCAAGGTTCCTGTGCCCAAGGTTTTTCTCTGTATCCGTAcgctgtacggagtacgataTGGCGAATCTCGGAACCTCCAAACCTCTTCGCCCTCACCTGGGCCCGCTGTATGAGGAATTGGGGGTCCATGACCTCTGGGGTCCAGTCGGCTCGCTCAGAGCAACGTGCGGGAACAAACCCGCTATCGCCCTTCTAACTAGTCAATCAGTCAGCCAGAAGTCTCCGTAACTCACCAACTGACTTACTGTCCGTACTACTCAGGTAGGAAAATACTAGTGTCCCGCTGGTCAGGGTCTGTTGATGTTGTTGTTTTCATGGCCGGCTCACACTGTAGACTTGGTTAGCTTTGGTGCAATGGTGTTGGCGGTGTTCCGTCTCAATCTATCCTGTCCTATTCTCTCCGTGTCCATCGTGTCTGGCGGGGAGACCGTTGACCGACCCATCATTTGCTTCTTGTTGACGGGGCATACGGATACACAGTAGTCCAGAGTACGTTGAAAATTGGTTCCAAGCTCGGCAAGGTTTGGTCATCTCGCAACGTCCGAGGCTCAAGAGACTTTCTTCCCTTTGATTCTGCTGATGTACCTCTCGGCCTTGTGTCGAGAGAGTGCTGTTGATGCGAGAAGGAGCTGCGTGTTGACACTGGCACTGACTCTGGTACCCACGGCTATGACAATGTCTGACCCTTTGACCCCCAGCCCCAGGGCCCGATGCGCACATGGCTTGTGCCGTTGTAACTACCCGTTGTTGCCCTGTGCAAGTCACAGGCGCAGGCGGCAGACGGGAAGGAGACGGAGGGCCCAGGCATTACCGCGGAGCCAGGTACCCCTGATAAACTGAGCGCGGCGCGATGCGGTGTGGTGTGCGTGGTGAGGTGGGTATTTCATGGTAATTGTTGTGGTGGGCATACGTAGTATGCGGCGTGCCATGGGGAGAGGAGAGAAAGGACGGCTCGTCTCGTCTTGCTCCGAGTCTCCGACTTCTCGCGTACGTTGACCAGAGGAGTGCTTCTCAGATGGCCGCAAAACGCAGTACATGGAAATATGTCTTCATATGGCATGGCCGAGCCTGCGTACGCTCTGCTAAAAGGAAGTCGTCAATTGGAGCAAAGGGTACACGCAGTAACTGTACGCTAAAGTGCCATGTCAGACCCATGcttgtacggagtactcgtGCCCATAACCCTGGGTTTTGGGTTGCCAATGAGCAAGGACCTGTCTCCAGAACAGTCAGAACTGTAAGGCAAGGTATGACTCCAGGCTCGGTAGGGGTAAAAGTACCCTGATCGATGAGGCAAGGAACCGTAACTGTACGAATACCTAGGCCAAGGATCCAGGCACCTCACCTCGATAGATGTACAGCCAATTATCCGTATTCGACAAAGGCTGGGGTCCAGCTCTCCAGACTTTTCTCCTTCCTTTTTCTTCCGTCGTCCTCGCGATCACGAGCTGGACGGACAGGTCGTCATCTCTGGAAAGCAGTCGGCGCCGACAGTGTCTGCCGCGATGGATTGTGGCAGCTGGACAAGTCCACAGCGGGACTGAGGATCCTCGACGGACATTGAAGCTTCACGTTTCGCAGGGGCGGTGTCTTTGTAGACTATTTCCTAttcgtacggataccttactaCTGCGTACGTATAGTAGATACCGAATAGCGATGAACTGGGCCTCGATGTAAGATATGGATGAGAAAAGGGGCAAGAGTGAGAAAAGCGGCGCGACCGCCGTTGTCGCCGGCGTCGCTTCAGAAAATGCAATCAGCCTGCGGTGAGTGGCCCATGGCCCGTGGTTTTTATGCTTTGTGCGTATTgcgcggtggtggtggataATGAATTGAATAGTCTATGAAGCGACGTTTCCTCTGCAGAAATGTGAAAGGTAAGGGGAATGGTGTCAGAAGGTTGAAGGCCGAATGCCTTGCTAAGGTGTATTCTGCCTGGGAAAGAATACTAGAAAAAGGGAAGGTAGTGTCAAGTTTGGCATTGCCGCATAACTTCCCTATTACCTTGGTATCATGAACTCGAGAATGGGAAGTCACGATTGCGCCATGGCATAGGTAGGTACGTAGTAGAGAGTACtccgtaaggtaccttacctacggCAGGAGAGAAATGGACGATGCCTTGTATTCTTTCCCCTGCTTTCAGTGTCTATGCCTCAACCTGGAAGGTACACCCAAATGCCCAAGATGCCTTATTGCGTCGGGTTCAAGGTATGTTTCCTTTTCGGAGACGGTGCAGGGAGCAACTGGGAGGTTTGCACTCGAGGAGCACTTGCCTTTTGACTCGCAGGCAGGTTGCACGTTGCATCTCGTCGCGCTGTTGGGCCACAGACGGTTTGCGGTCTGTGGTGAGTGAGGTGAGGGCTGCGGCCTGCCCGTGGTCCGTGGTCTGTGGTCGGACGCGTTTGGGAGGGAGGGGCGGGAAGGTGGCACGGGGACTACGGCTACTGCCAGAGCGGTGGAGGGAAGGAAGGGGCCCGGCCTGTGGGATAAGCCAGATGGGCAGGAACTTGTCACGCTTACCTTAGGTTGTGTAGGAAGGCGCTAGCACAGTGTCAGCTGTAATGGCGGCGTCTATCACTGGCTGCGATGCCAAAAGGAAGCAAGCCCGCCCCGTCGTTCCTGACCTGCCGTTGCCTCACACCGGTCCAATATATATTGAGTGGTCTTTCCGTCACCGTCCCGTGCGTTGCTGGGAAACACGCACAAAATCCACAAATTATCCCTCGACATCTGCATCCACGTTGTGCATCCATGACAAGTACACAGTGCGATACTACAAACCGAAAGTGTCAAATAGTAAGGTACAGTGCACACTCAAGTAGGGTGTTTCTGCGTAATCATCTCCAACGGTATGTAGAACGGGCGGGAAGGGTTCTCCAAGGAACGCCGTTGACCACACATTCAAACACAAAACGATGGTTTCTCTTCCAGAACGCGATGCTGTCGTGTCATTGTGAGCATCAGACGAACCCACAGCGGCGTAGTTCGCGTccaaggtacggagtacctaccttacctac encodes:
- a CDS encoding histone H2A.Z codes for the protein MAGGKGKSGGKTSGGKATAEVPKKQQSHSARAGLQFPCGRVKRFLKANTQNKMRVGAKAAVYVTAVLEYLTAEVLELAGNAAKDLKVKRITPRHLQLAIRGDEELDTLIRATIAFGGVLPHINRALLLKVEQKKKAKALEA
- a CDS encoding R3H domain-containing protein yields the protein MSQQQHDMYLDYSAPPNRSPSSSRQYAGGFQSGLSLPRQAQRPFDNGLGSSALFPSDRLGYNPRAMDQMSANGMPGGYMLDNSQAWNYNAGGVATVNGAMNGANRQRSVNRRAALPTNWTDQGLGMHGSYGSGLNGGMSNGLRYDGQGDMRPSSQTEEQLIPTAIVIKNIPFAVRKETLAAVMLEMHLPQPYAFNYHFDNGVFRGLAFANFQSPEDTKIVIDAMNGMEVHGRKLRVEYKKMLPEAERERIEREKRERRGQLEEQHRAPMLHQQPSLQTLNSVSSNPPRAPLDGDIDLNDPETLEFYTELTLFKRDTNREILIFPNSVAPEQRRRIHILAHHMGLEHNSVGEAESRQIHVVKRQLPSPTAQIHSPAVGLDYHKKGLSRAATFDFAADREARSASTNYSHAMGRQGPTLELPGSPDGNGLANLRAAKSFADLRSFSPSPSASSSSYLTAMNGIGNIPQSGNSGARFGDYNGGVNQSAALATPNLTPTSGTVGTPGTDSSLLSSLGGLNLGSYESAAHSQARSTPGAIGSQRPGANSGNRNAPERQPRGPEWETSAGFSGRHRSNGHMQRGSDSSDNAPRAGSAGASRFH